Genomic DNA from Methanosarcina sp. MTP4:
GACCCATGTGCCGATAAAGCTTGAAAAAGCAAAGCTGTTGGGAAGAAGGGTAAAAAGAGAATCTGCCCGGAGATAAAGTTGAAAAAGTGAATCTGCCGGGAAAAAACGGTCAGAAAGTAAATTAGGGGCAGATGGTTTTATTCCACAGGCAGCCCCAGGGAGTTTATTTGCTCGATTAATTCCGTAAAATTCTCGATTTCCAGTTTCAAGACCTCTTCGCGGCTCATTCCTATGGACATTTCCCCGTCCACGGAAAGGCATTCGGGGCCTCTGCGAACAATCCTGTCCACACCGTCCCGGGTAAGGGTTTCTTTTACTTCCCTGTCGTGGACAAAGGCTCTCCCGGGTAAGAAAACGGTTTCTTTTACTTCCGAGAGGTCCAGGTTTCCGAAGTCTTCGATGGTGATGAGGCAGCCCACGTCTTTTTCCAGGGGAACGACGTTTACTTTTCCTCCAAGGGAATCGAAGATTTCCTTTAGCCTGGGGGCTGCAACCCGGCTCGTAATTACAGTGGCGCTTCTGGTAATGGGGGGCAGTTTCTCAAGGGCTTCAGGCACGTTTCGGATGGCAAAGGGAGAGCCGATAAGGGGGTCTTCCAGGGGAGTGCCGGTGATCCGGATGGAGGGATGCTTTGCTGCGGAACTGCGTACAAGTTCGGTAAATTCGTCCACGGTGTGCGGAGTTACTCCCGGCATGATCGGGGCGTTGTTCAGGATCAGCCCGTTTTCCCTGCTGTTTGCAAAACGCATCAGGATGGCTCCTTTAGCTCCCATGGTTTCCAGGTCAGAAAGGGTCTTTTCAAGGACTATCCCGTCGTTTACTCCGGGGATGGGCACGATTGCTCCATAGACCTCACAGTGGGCACAGAAATCTTTGAGGACCTGAAGGGAGGCTTCAGGCTCCGGGTCCTTCATGTATTCACCGCGCAGAGCCGGATCTGTTGCAAACACGGTGAAACTCACTTCACTTACCCCGCGGTCGATATAGAATAGGGCGTCGTCAGGCTTGCTAAAGCCTTTTCCGCTGGTATATCCGAGATGAATAGGAGTTTTGAACTGGGATAGGAAAGCTACGAGGTTTTTAAGTTCGGGGTAGCAGCTAACATCCCCACCTCCGCTGATGGTGAATTTTTTCACTTCCTCATTTGCGAAACAGAGTTTCTGGGCGGTGTCTTCAAGGACCATCTGGAGGGGTTTGAAGCCAGAATATGATTCTTTTACCCCGCGGGTGCAGTAATCACACCCTTTTTTGAAAGGCAGGCAATGCTTGCAGCCCAGGGGGGGCACTTCTTTAACTTTTTTGAAATAACAGTACCTACAAAAGCCCCTGCAGTCAATTCCAGGGTTCCCGCCTACGTCGACAACAACTTCCATATTAAGCTTTCGTATTTGAAGGGATATTACTAAATCTTTATGGTTTTGTTCTGTTTTAGATGGCCATGACTTTATAAAAAAAATAATTAAGAAATCTCTCTCTTTGGCTCTTATAATTTATAAAGTATCTTTCTATATCTCGAAGAGTTTTAGAAGCTGTTGAAACGATCGTTATCTATTGATGCTGTTTTTTTATATAAAACCCTAAAAATAGTTTTTTTCTTTATAAAAACAATTTTAAAAAAATGGACGGATGCCCCCTTCCAAGAACACAAAAGATTTAAGTACCTTCTCAGCGAATGAAAGTTCATTGGGAAAGTGGACACTTAAAAACGAAGCGGTACTTGATCTGTAAGAGTAAATTTAACACTCTCGTGGAATGTGACCAGTCCCAAAAATGATTTTTAATAACTTAAGGAGGAAATTAAACGTGTCTGACACAGTAGACATCTACGACGACAGAGGAAAACTGCTTGAGAGCAATGTCGACATTATGTCTCTTGCTCCAACCAGAAACGCAGCAATTCAAAAAATCATCATGGACACCAAGAGGTCCGTTGCGGTAAACCTCGGCGGCATCCAGAACGCCCTTGCAACAGGCAAGATGGGTGGAAAGGGACGCCAGATCCTTGGACGTGAACTTGACTACGATATCGTAGGCCGTGCTGACGAAATTGCAGAAAAGGTTAAGGCTTTAGTGCAGGTCGATGAAGGCGACGACACCAACGTGACGGTCCTCAACGGCGGAAAGAACCTGCGGATTCAGTCCCCCACATCAAGGATTCTTTCCGGTGCAGACTACATGTCTTCCACCACCGTCGGTGCAGCAGCAGTCACCCAGACCCTCATTGACATGTTCGGAACCGACATGTATGACGCCATGATCGTCAAGTCCGCAATCTGGGGCAGCTACCCACAGACCATGGACCTCATGGGCGGAAGCGTTGCAGGTATCCTCAACATCCCCCAGAACAACGAAGGTCTCGGCTTCTCCCTGAGGAACATTATGGCAAACCACGTTGCAGCCATCACCAACAGGTCTGCAATGAACGCCGCAGCCCTTTCCTCAATCTACGAACAGAGCGGTATCTTCGAGATGGGCGGCGCAGTCGGTATGTTCGAGAGGCAGCAGCTCCTCGGTCTTGCATGCCAGGGTCTCAACGCCAACAACATCGTCTACGAAACCGTAAAGGAAAACGGCAAGGACGGTACCATCGGTACTGTGCTCCAGTCCATCGTAGGCAGGGCAATCGAAGACGGCGTCATTTCCGTTGACAAGACCGCACCTTCCGGATACAACTTCTACAAGGCAAACGACGTCCCAATGTGGAACGCATATGCCGCAGCAGGTACCCTTGCAGCCACTCTCGTGAACTGTGGTGCAGGCCGTGCAGCCCAGAACGTATCCTCCACACTTCTGTACTTCAACGACATGCTCGAGAAAGAGACTGGTCTTCCAGGCTGTGACTACGGTAAAGTACAGGGTGTAGCTGTTGGTTTCTCCTTCTTCAGCCACTCCATCTACGGCGGCGGCGGACCGGGTGTATTCAACGGTAACCACGTCGTAACCAGGCACTCCAGAGGCTTTGCAATTCCATGTGTATGTGCCGCAGTAGCCCTCGATGCAGGTACCCAGATGTTCACAATCGAAGCAACATCCGGCCTCATCGGAAACGTGTTCGGAACGATCGGGGAATTCAGCGAGCCTATTAAGGCAGTAGCAGGAGCGCTCTAAACAAATTAAGTCAAAAGGTCTAACAATGTCAGACTCTGCTTCAAACACGGAAAATCTTATTCAAATAGAAATCTTCCCCCGAAGAATCCTGTCCCCCGAAACAGCTCAGGTCCTCCTGGCCGAGCTGTATAAAGTGGATGGGGTAATCCGCGTTATAGTCCAGGGCCAGAGGTTGCCTGAAAAGGTCTCATCCGGCCCGGGTACCGGGGAAAAGGTGGAACATCCTCTCAGGAAACCTATTCAGATTGGGGACCAGTTAATTGAGATGAAGGTCAGTGTGGGCAGGATTCAGATGGAACTTGCAAGCCCCGAAGCCAAGGAAAAGGTCCGGGAAGTATGTGATAAGGTTTTATCGTTCCCCTTCGAGTTCAGGGAAGGAAATTTCATGAGACGGAAGGCAACGGTAAGTGACTACGCCAAACTTGGTTCTGACGCAGACCCTACTTTGCTTGGCATGGTTGATCCAAAAGCCAAACATGAAGACAACCTCGTCTTCATAGAGAAGAAGGAAGAAGAGTGAATTTGTATGATGTTTGACCGGGAAACGCAGGTAGTTGACTGCCGCTGCGGAATGGGACTTGGAAAAGGAGGTGGGCTTGCCCAGCGAGGGACCCTCTCGGAAGCCGGCCGTTCCGATGTGGTCGCCATTGCGATGAGTCCCGGGCAGAGACATATTACAAAACCGGTCTGTGAAATTACATACGGAATGCGGAAGGAAAATATCCAGGTAAGTGTTCTCGTGCTCTATTCGGGTACGGGGATTCCGGACTCGGGTTTGAGGACGGGATCTTTCGTTATGAGCCCGATGGAAAAGGCACAGATCGAGATGCACAAGTTGGCCGTCATTCACCTTGGAAACATAAGGGACCACGTGGTAAGGAAGGCCAGGGAAATCCTGAGTCAGGCAAACATCCCGGCAATCATTGTCAGCCAGATCCCGGTAGATTTCGAAGATTTTGCAGAAGCAGGAGTGAAAACGAGATTAGTGATGCCAAAGGACGAAAATATCCAGACAAAGGGAATTGTGATGGATATGGTAAACGGAGTAACACGTGGAGACTCCTGTCCCAGGGATAAACTAAACTTAATCGTGAAAGACGTGAAATCGACATTAGACCAATTAGAAGATCATAAAGGAGTTGCATAAGATGGCATATGAACCACAGTTCTATCCAGGCGCAACCTCAGTTGGCGCTAACAGAAGAAAGCACATGTCTGGAGACCTTGAGAAAATCAGGGAAATCTCCGACGAAGACTTAACCGCAGTTCTTGGACACCGTGCCCCGGGAAGCGACTACCCCAGCACCCACCCACCACTCGCAGAGATGGGCGAGCCTGCATGCTCGGTCCGTGAAGCTGTAGAAGCTACACCTGGTGCAAAGGCCGGCGACAGGGTCAGGTACGTCCAGTTCGCTGACTCCATGTACAACGCTCCGGCTACCCCGTACTTCAGATCCTACTTCGCAGCAATCAACTTCAGAGGCGTAGACCCAGGTACCCTTTCCGGCCGTCAGATTGTCGAAGCCCGTGAAAGAGACATGGAAGAGTGCGCAAAGGTTCAGATGGAAACCGAAATCAGCTGCCCCGGACTTTCCGGTATGCGCGGTGCAACAGTGCACGGTCACTCCGTCCGTCTTCAGGAAGACGGTGTTATGTTCGACATGCTCGACAGGAGAAGACTTGAAAACGGCACCATCATCATGGACAAGGACCAGGTCGCAATCCCCATCGACAGGAAGGTAGACCTCGGAAAGCCAATGTCCGAAGAAGAAGCCGCAAAGAGGACCACCATCTACCGTGTCGACAACGTTCCTGCAAGGAGCGACGCCGAAGTAATCGAGTGGATCCACAGAGTGTTCGACCAGAGAACTTCATTCGGATTCCAGCCCAAGTGAGGTGAACAAGATGTCAGCAGATATTTTCGCAAAATTCAAGAAGTCAATGGAAGTTAAGTTCGCACAGGATTACGGTACAAACCAGTTGGGCGGGAGCGACATTGAGGCAAAGACCTCCAAGTTCCTCAGACTCGGTCCTGAGCAGAGCCCCAGAAAGGTCGAGATGATCGCAGCTGGTAAGGAAATCGCCGAGAAGAGGGGCATTGTAGGATACAACCCCAACATGCACATGGGTGCACCTCTCGGACAGCGCGCAATCACCCCCTACACTCTCTCAGGCACTGACATCGTCGCAGAGCCCGACGACCTCCACTACGTCAACAACGCTGCAATGCAGCAGATGTGGGACGACATCAGGAGGACCTGTATTGTCGGTCTGGACATGGCACACGAGACCCTCGAGAAGAGGCTGGGTAAGGAAGTCACTCCTGAAACCATCAACCACTACCTCGAGACCCTGAACCACGCAATGCCTGGTGCAGCAGTTGTCCAGGAAATGATGATCGAGACCCACCCAGCTCTTGTCGACGACTGTTACGTCAAGATCTTCACCGGGGACGACGCCCTGGCTGACGAAATCGACTCCCAGTTCGTTATCAACATCAACAAGATGTTCCCTGAAGAGCAGGCAGAACAGATCAAGGCCTCCATCGGCAAGACAACCTGGCAGGCAATCCACATCCCGACAATTGTCTCCAGGACAACTGACGGTGCACAGACCTCCAGGTGGGCAGCCATGCAGATCGGTATGTCCTTCATCTCCGCATACGCAATGTGTGCCGGTGAAGCAGCCGTCGCTGACCTGTCCTTCTCCGCAAAGCACGCATCCCTTGTCTCCATGGGTGAAATGCTGCCCGCAAGGCGTGCACGTGGACCCAACGAGCCCGGTGGACTTTCCTTCGGTCACATGGCAGATGTCATCCAGACCAGCCGTGTAGACGTAGATGACCCTGCACACGTCTCCCTTGAGGTAGTCGGTGCTGGATGTATGCTCTACGACCAGATCTGGCTCGGATCCTACATGTCCGGTGGTGTCGGTTTCACTCAGTACGCAACCGCAGCATACACTGACGACATCCTCGACAACAACACCTACTACGACGTTGACTACATCAACGACAAGTACGGTGGTGCAGCAGCCGTGGACAAGCCGACCGTAAAGGCCAGCCTCGAAGTCGTCAAGGACATCGCAACCGAATCCACTCTCTACGGTATCGAGACCTACGAGAACTACCCGACAGCCCTTGAAGACCACTTCGGTGGATCCCAGAGAGCAACCATGCTGGCAGCAGCATCCGGTGTTGCATGTTCCCTTGCAACCGGAAACGGAAATGCCGGTCTGTCCGGATGGTACCTCTCCATGTACGTCCACAAGGAAGCATGGGGCCGCCTCGGATTCTTCGGTTTCGACCTGCAGGACCAGTGTGGTGCAACCAACATCTGTACCTACCAGGGTGACGAAGGTCTTCCAGGCGAACTCCGTGGTCCAAACTACCCGAACTACGCCATGAACGTCGGTCACCAGGGTGGCTACGGTGGTATCGCTTCCGCAGCTCACTCGACCCGCGGAGACGCATTCGCTGTCAACCCACTGATCAAGGTCTGCTTCGCCGACGATCTTCTGCCCTTCGACTTCACTGCACCCAGAAGGGAATTCGGCCGTGGCGCAATCAGGGAATTCGTGCCTGCTGGTGAGAGATCTCTCATCATCCCGGCAAAGTAAATTCATTAAAAGATTAAGTACCGTGAGTAGGCCTTTCCGGCCTACTCTGTCCTCTTTTTTTCTACACTCATTTTTTCGTACGATTCTTACAAGCTTTTTATCGTGAGGATTCTTTCCATTGGCAACCATTACGAAGGAGATGGAAAGTTGAGATAAATAACTGCAGATTTTCGAATAATTCTTCAAAAACGATGTCAAGAAATATGTTATTTTTTTGAAGACGGAATCTGCGAAAGGTCAGAGTTAAAAAAGAAAAGTACAATAAAAATTTTCTTTAACTATATAGGGTCATTTAAGAAGGTATTTCCAGGATATGAAATTAAATAAATATCATACTTTGGAGTTGTAATCCTGGCAACGATAATGAAGTTAAGCCGAGTTTTGGGATGAGCTCAATGGCATAAATTCCAGCATTGGATAGTGGTTCCCATTTTTTTATTGGATAAGGGTAATCAAACAATATTCCTCTCCATTCTAAGCTCATATAATTCTCTTCAAATCACGACAACTTTTTTGCCTAATTTGCCTGCGGCTTCCACAAATTCTGTTGTATCCACACCAGGGAATGTATCTATAATACAAATATCAAATTTTTCGTCTAAACAATTCACTAATTCTCTTATATCCATACTATAAACTTCAAATTTGTCTCCGGATGCTATTAATTCTTCTTCACTGCCTGAAAGTTTGACCGGAAAGCCATTAGCCTCTAAATTAATCAAAGTAGTTTCTATTGCAGGATTCCATATGTCATTAAAAACAACTTTTCGCGCGCCGGCTTTAAGGCATGCGATTCCTAAAGTCCCGGAACCACATGTACAATCAAGAACATTAGGCCTTTCATAATCTTTCAAAGCTTCTTTAAGTATCTCTATTTTGGGTGATTTTTCATTTGGAAACTCTATATGAATTTCATGCTGATATTTGTATATTCCTAAAGCCCCGTAAGGAGTCTGTATAATATCACATCTCATATCGCACCCGGCAAGAAGTTCATATATATGAGGATTAGAATCAGAATCTTTTATACCCACGGTTTTTCTTACATCTCCTTTTAAAACCCCTTTAACTTCCCCAACTTCCTTTACAATTTTTTCAGCACATCCTTTATCCACTTTATCAGATATTATTACTAAAGAATCCCCGGGCAAATAGGGAACAAAATCAGTTGGATAGCCAGGAGTCACAAGAGGGACACATGCATTCCTTAAATTAGCTTTTTTATCTTTTATTCCTTCATCGATCATTATTTTTAGCACGTGAGACATTACAATATCAAGCTGCCTCTTACCGCATTTACAACTTCCAAAATCGTTGTCTATTTCATCCAGGTTAATCTGTTCTGCTAGAGGAGCGAATTTCCTTATTTTTTCTGTTTTGCAATCGCTGCATGGTTTGTAGAATAATTCAATGTCTTTTAGTGCTTCCGAAATAGGCCTTATACACGTATCTCCACACCTGCATCTTATTTCCATATGCTTAAATATGGATATTCTGTATAAAAGTTATACCATTCTTATTATTCCTGAATTTTGGTTCCTTATTATTCCTGAATTCTGGTTCAGATTCATCTAGGGGGTAAATGATTTTTTGACCGATTGGAGCTTAATTCAAAAAAGAAAATACTGAAAGTCTGAGGATTCCTCTCATGATCAGTTATTATGTTAAATAAAATTTGCATTTATAGTCAAGGACAAAAATTCCTTCATCAATCTCAAGTGAAAGTTTAACCACCGAAAGCACGGAAAACACGGAATAAAGGAAATAGGGGCACAACCCTTCCGTGCTTTCTGTGTCTTCCGTGGTTATAATGTAAGTTTAAATATTTACGTCCGGGACTACAATCTGCATCTAATCTGCACTTAGAAATCCAGATTGTATCTTCAACTTATTCTTCTGAGATTTTCTCGATTTCAGCTCCGAGTTCAGCCATGTCTTTGAAGAAGTCCGGGTATGAGACCGAAATTGATTCGGTGGTGTCGATGGTGGTGTTTCCGGCTACCATTCCTGCGATTGAGAGAGCCATGACTATCCTGTGGTCGTGCCAGCCGTGGAGGTCTGCACCATGGAGTTTTCCGCCGGTGATGGTCAGGCTGTCTTTTTCTTCTTTTACTTCAACTCCGAGCTTGGGGAGTTCCATGGCAAGGGCGTGCAGGCGATCTGTTTCTTTGTAGCGGACATGTTCGGCGTTTTCGATTTTTGTTGTGCCCTCTGCGACGGCTGCCAGGACTGCGACCGTGGGGACAAGGTCCGGGGTTGCTCCGGCATCGAAGGTTATGGCTTTCAGGGGTTTTCCACCTTTGATGGTGACCACTCCGGTTTCCATGTCCCAGCGGATGTCCGCGCCCATCCTTGCTAGGGTCTGGATAATGACCAGGTCTCCTTGTTTTGAGCGGAAGAGGTTTTTGACCGTGACTTCGGAATCCGTGACTGCAGCTGCTGCCAGCAGATAGGATGCCGAGGAGAAGTCTCCGGGGACGGTGTATTCCTTGAGAGCGTACTTTTGCTTTCCCGGGATGATGAATTTGATCCGGTTGTTGTTGTCCATGTGGATTTCAGCCCCTGCCAGGCAGATCATTTCCAGGGTCACGTCTACATAGGGTTTTGACTTCAGCTCCCCGATGATCGAGAGGGTGGTGCTGGTGTTTGCAAGGGGGCAGGCGATCAAGAGGGCGGAGATGAACTGGGAGCTGATGGAACCGTCGATTTGCACGATTGCTCCTTCAAGCTCCCCTTCGACTATGAGAGGCGCCCTTTCATTTTTCCTTGTGGAGCAGGCCCTGACCCCGAGCTTGTTCAGGACTTCGAGCAGGGGGCCGTTTGGCCGGGTCCGAAGGGAATCATCTCCCGTGAGCACGGTTATCCCGTCGGTCAGGGCTGCGACTGCGGTCATGAGGCGCAGGGTGGTGCCTGAGTTTGCAACGTCGATTACGTTGTCAGGAACCTGTGGTTTTCCTTCCACTCCCCGGATCCGGAGGTCTTCACCCCTCTTTTCGATGGTAGCTCCCAGCATCTCGCAGGCCCGGACGGTTGCCAGGGTGTCAGCGGAGAGCAGGGGGCGGCGGATGAGCGATTCTTTGGAGAGGGCTCCGAGGGTAATGGCCCTGTGGGTGTAGCTTTTCGAGGGCGGAGCAAAGACTTCTCCGTTAACTGATGATTTGCCGATAGAAACGCGCATGTGTAATCAGGACTCCTTGATAATTGTGAAATTTATTTTCTGGTTTTTCAGGAATTTTTCGGGCTTTCCGGCTCCCAGGATTCAGGTTTTCATCCTGTTTTTTTCTTCCCTTTTCTTCATCCCTTTTTTTCTTCCCTTTTCTTTCATCCCTGTTTTTTCAGCAAACGCCTTTTACGATGTTTTCCACCATGTCCCAGTCGTGGTCGTAGACGTGGGCTGAGATGCTAACCGTGGTAATCTTCCCGGGTTCAACGCCGATCCTTCCAGCTACGTACTCTAACAGCTTCGAGAGTCCGTAGAGATTTGCCGGATAGGCTCCCCCGAAGTCGTGGCTCCTGAAAAGGGTTGTCAGGTGCACTTTCCCGTCCCGAATCTTGAAGTCGTCCAGCATCATGCAGGGTACCTCGTTTACCTTCGTGTCCACAGGGGGGATCCAGGTAACGGCAGTAGCCCTCCGCGAGGTCGGGCTTTCCTTTAGCTTTTCGATCACGTACTCGATCTGGTCTACTTCTTCGTTCCAGTTCCTGAGCCGCTGTCCGTATGTGTACTCGAAGTCCTGTACGTTTTCGCCCGAGATCAGCTGTTTTGCGTACTCTTCAAGCCTCTCCTCGTTCCAGGCAGTATCCGCGGGAATCCGGTTGGTATAGGGGTCCTCGATTACTACCATTAAGTCCATAAACTCCCTGATCTGGCTTCCCCTCTCATCGGTGATTACCTGCCCGTGGTTCCAGATGATATTAAGCCCGCGGTACCATGCATCAGAGATATTCTTTGCCCTGATGATCCTGCCAATCTCAAGCTTTTCTTCCATTGAAAATTCCCCAATTTCATTTCGGGTAAAATGTGAACGGATGATATAATAATCTTTTATTTATAAAAATTTTCTTTAAATTTGGTGATTTGAACTTTTCCGGACGCTTTTTCGTGGAGTATGGTGCGTATTTGATGTATCGCATATTGCTCTGTTGAAACTTTTAGCTCTTAATTTATTTTTTTAATTCTGTTTTTCACGCTATATTATCTCTTGTTTCTGTTTATTCTTTCCTCTTTTTATCTCTATCTGTCATTTTCTTTTATAAGTCTTTTTTGCCGGATTGCATTTTGCTCTTCGTGATTTGTGTTAGCATGTAGCACGATTTTGCTTATAATAATACCGGTACATGCCTTCCAGTCCTGGACAGAAAAGGGGAACAGGTAGGTACAGAGGAAATTAGGAAAAGGAATAGAGGAAAAAAGGAAAAAGAAAATGAAAAGAAAAAAGGAAAAAGTAAAAAAGAAAAGGAAAAAATCTGGTTTTATGTGCCGGGAAGGCTTTTTCAGAACCTCATTGCTCTGAGTCTTTTGACCCTTTCTTCGGTCACGGGGTGGGTCCTGAAAAGGGACTGGAGTGCCCCGCCCTTGAGGGGGTTTACGATGAACATGTGAGCCGTGTTTTCTTTTGCCGGAATGTCCCTGATGCTCGGCTTGTAGTGGGTGTTTCCGTATTCGAGTTTTTCCAGGGCATCGGCAAGGGCCCAGGGTTTTTTACACATCCGTGCGCCTTCGTAATCCGCTGCAAACTCCCTTGACCTTGAGATTGCAAGCTGGATCAGGGTTGCTGCAAGCGGGGCCAGGACAGCCATCACGATAAAGCCGACGATGTTTCCTCCGCCGTCGTCATCCCTTCCCCCAAAGCCGCCAAAGATTGCAGCCCAGCGGGCCCAGGTTGCGAGCATGGTAATTACACCGGCAAGGGTCGCAGCCACTGCACTGATC
This window encodes:
- the mmp10 gene encoding methyl coenzyme M reductase-arginine methyltransferase Mmp10 (Mmp10 (methanogenesis marker protein 10) is a cobalamin-requiring radical SAM methyltransferase that creates the methylarginine modification to methyl coenzyme M reductase.) — encoded protein: MEVVVDVGGNPGIDCRGFCRYCYFKKVKEVPPLGCKHCLPFKKGCDYCTRGVKESYSGFKPLQMVLEDTAQKLCFANEEVKKFTISGGGDVSCYPELKNLVAFLSQFKTPIHLGYTSGKGFSKPDDALFYIDRGVSEVSFTVFATDPALRGEYMKDPEPEASLQVLKDFCAHCEVYGAIVPIPGVNDGIVLEKTLSDLETMGAKGAILMRFANSRENGLILNNAPIMPGVTPHTVDEFTELVRSSAAKHPSIRITGTPLEDPLIGSPFAIRNVPEALEKLPPITRSATVITSRVAAPRLKEIFDSLGGKVNVVPLEKDVGCLITIEDFGNLDLSEVKETVFLPGRAFVHDREVKETLTRDGVDRIVRRGPECLSVDGEMSIGMSREEVLKLEIENFTELIEQINSLGLPVE
- the mcrB gene encoding coenzyme-B sulfoethylthiotransferase subunit beta — encoded protein: MSDTVDIYDDRGKLLESNVDIMSLAPTRNAAIQKIIMDTKRSVAVNLGGIQNALATGKMGGKGRQILGRELDYDIVGRADEIAEKVKALVQVDEGDDTNVTVLNGGKNLRIQSPTSRILSGADYMSSTTVGAAAVTQTLIDMFGTDMYDAMIVKSAIWGSYPQTMDLMGGSVAGILNIPQNNEGLGFSLRNIMANHVAAITNRSAMNAAALSSIYEQSGIFEMGGAVGMFERQQLLGLACQGLNANNIVYETVKENGKDGTIGTVLQSIVGRAIEDGVISVDKTAPSGYNFYKANDVPMWNAYAAAGTLAATLVNCGAGRAAQNVSSTLLYFNDMLEKETGLPGCDYGKVQGVAVGFSFFSHSIYGGGGPGVFNGNHVVTRHSRGFAIPCVCAAVALDAGTQMFTIEATSGLIGNVFGTIGEFSEPIKAVAGAL
- the mcrD gene encoding methyl-coenzyme M reductase operon protein D; the encoded protein is MSDSASNTENLIQIEIFPRRILSPETAQVLLAELYKVDGVIRVIVQGQRLPEKVSSGPGTGEKVEHPLRKPIQIGDQLIEMKVSVGRIQMELASPEAKEKVREVCDKVLSFPFEFREGNFMRRKATVSDYAKLGSDADPTLLGMVDPKAKHEDNLVFIEKKEEE
- the mcrC gene encoding methyl-coenzyme M reductase I operon protein C — translated: MMFDRETQVVDCRCGMGLGKGGGLAQRGTLSEAGRSDVVAIAMSPGQRHITKPVCEITYGMRKENIQVSVLVLYSGTGIPDSGLRTGSFVMSPMEKAQIEMHKLAVIHLGNIRDHVVRKAREILSQANIPAIIVSQIPVDFEDFAEAGVKTRLVMPKDENIQTKGIVMDMVNGVTRGDSCPRDKLNLIVKDVKSTLDQLEDHKGVA
- the mcrG gene encoding coenzyme-B sulfoethylthiotransferase subunit gamma, with translation MAYEPQFYPGATSVGANRRKHMSGDLEKIREISDEDLTAVLGHRAPGSDYPSTHPPLAEMGEPACSVREAVEATPGAKAGDRVRYVQFADSMYNAPATPYFRSYFAAINFRGVDPGTLSGRQIVEARERDMEECAKVQMETEISCPGLSGMRGATVHGHSVRLQEDGVMFDMLDRRRLENGTIIMDKDQVAIPIDRKVDLGKPMSEEEAAKRTTIYRVDNVPARSDAEVIEWIHRVFDQRTSFGFQPK
- the mcrA gene encoding coenzyme-B sulfoethylthiotransferase subunit alpha, with protein sequence MSADIFAKFKKSMEVKFAQDYGTNQLGGSDIEAKTSKFLRLGPEQSPRKVEMIAAGKEIAEKRGIVGYNPNMHMGAPLGQRAITPYTLSGTDIVAEPDDLHYVNNAAMQQMWDDIRRTCIVGLDMAHETLEKRLGKEVTPETINHYLETLNHAMPGAAVVQEMMIETHPALVDDCYVKIFTGDDALADEIDSQFVININKMFPEEQAEQIKASIGKTTWQAIHIPTIVSRTTDGAQTSRWAAMQIGMSFISAYAMCAGEAAVADLSFSAKHASLVSMGEMLPARRARGPNEPGGLSFGHMADVIQTSRVDVDDPAHVSLEVVGAGCMLYDQIWLGSYMSGGVGFTQYATAAYTDDILDNNTYYDVDYINDKYGGAAAVDKPTVKASLEVVKDIATESTLYGIETYENYPTALEDHFGGSQRATMLAAASGVACSLATGNGNAGLSGWYLSMYVHKEAWGRLGFFGFDLQDQCGATNICTYQGDEGLPGELRGPNYPNYAMNVGHQGGYGGIASAAHSTRGDAFAVNPLIKVCFADDLLPFDFTAPRREFGRGAIREFVPAGERSLIIPAK
- a CDS encoding 50S ribosomal protein L11 methyltransferase, with translation MEIRCRCGDTCIRPISEALKDIELFYKPCSDCKTEKIRKFAPLAEQINLDEIDNDFGSCKCGKRQLDIVMSHVLKIMIDEGIKDKKANLRNACVPLVTPGYPTDFVPYLPGDSLVIISDKVDKGCAEKIVKEVGEVKGVLKGDVRKTVGIKDSDSNPHIYELLAGCDMRCDIIQTPYGALGIYKYQHEIHIEFPNEKSPKIEILKEALKDYERPNVLDCTCGSGTLGIACLKAGARKVVFNDIWNPAIETTLINLEANGFPVKLSGSEEELIASGDKFEVYSMDIRELVNCLDEKFDICIIDTFPGVDTTEFVEAAGKLGKKVVVI
- the aroA gene encoding 3-phosphoshikimate 1-carboxyvinyltransferase; amino-acid sequence: MRVSIGKSSVNGEVFAPPSKSYTHRAITLGALSKESLIRRPLLSADTLATVRACEMLGATIEKRGEDLRIRGVEGKPQVPDNVIDVANSGTTLRLMTAVAALTDGITVLTGDDSLRTRPNGPLLEVLNKLGVRACSTRKNERAPLIVEGELEGAIVQIDGSISSQFISALLIACPLANTSTTLSIIGELKSKPYVDVTLEMICLAGAEIHMDNNNRIKFIIPGKQKYALKEYTVPGDFSSASYLLAAAAVTDSEVTVKNLFRSKQGDLVIIQTLARMGADIRWDMETGVVTIKGGKPLKAITFDAGATPDLVPTVAVLAAVAEGTTKIENAEHVRYKETDRLHALAMELPKLGVEVKEEKDSLTITGGKLHGADLHGWHDHRIVMALSIAGMVAGNTTIDTTESISVSYPDFFKDMAELGAEIEKISEE
- a CDS encoding thymidylate synthase, yielding MEEKLEIGRIIRAKNISDAWYRGLNIIWNHGQVITDERGSQIREFMDLMVVIEDPYTNRIPADTAWNEERLEEYAKQLISGENVQDFEYTYGQRLRNWNEEVDQIEYVIEKLKESPTSRRATAVTWIPPVDTKVNEVPCMMLDDFKIRDGKVHLTTLFRSHDFGGAYPANLYGLSKLLEYVAGRIGVEPGKITTVSISAHVYDHDWDMVENIVKGVC
- the htpX gene encoding zinc metalloprotease HtpX, translating into MKNMFKTTILLASLTGLLVIVGGELGGTGGMMIAFMFAVVMNFGSYWYSDKIVLKMYKAKEVSPSEAPNLHKIVDGLVMKGRLPKPKVYIVESGMPNAFATGRDPKHAAVAVTTGILNLLSNEEIEGVLSHELAHVKNRDTLISAVAATLAGVITMLATWARWAAIFGGFGGRDDDGGGNIVGFIVMAVLAPLAATLIQLAISRSREFAADYEGARMCKKPWALADALEKLEYGNTHYKPSIRDIPAKENTAHMFIVNPLKGGALQSLFRTHPVTEERVKRLRAMRF